In Deltaproteobacteria bacterium, the following are encoded in one genomic region:
- a CDS encoding STAS-like domain-containing protein yields MINISIKNDFSGDYITRVAGEKLRKIILEADLKNQKIEINFSGVTIASTSFFDEGFAKLNDSGWTMEKLKTQIILKNIKPKDHYVLLEMCKNRGMK; encoded by the coding sequence ATGATAAACATCAGTATAAAAAATGATTTTTCCGGGGATTATATAACCAGAGTGGCGGGTGAAAAATTGAGAAAAATAATCCTTGAAGCGGATCTTAAAAATCAAAAAATTGAAATCAATTTTTCAGGCGTTACTATTGCCAGCACCTCTTTTTTTGACGAAGGTTTTGCCAAACTTAACGATTCAGGTTGGACAATGGAAAAATTAAAGACTCAAATAATTCTCAAGAACATCAAACCAAAAGATCACTATGTCCTTCTGGAAATGTGTAAAAACCGCGGAATGAAGTAA